In Planifilum fulgidum, the sequence CGGCAACATCCGGTCCTCCAGGAGATGTCCCATCCGAAAGGGTTGGTGCTAAAACCCTGCACCTTCCTTTCATCCGGACACCGCAGCCCCCCTTGCCGGAGGGGCGGTGAACGCGTCAAGTCTCTCTCTATTATGAAGTCAAGTAGCGATATTTTTCAACTATTAACGGTTGCAGCTGTTTTCCCTCCATTGCCGCGGCGCAGGTTTCCGGAATCAATTCCATGCGGGCGACCATGGAGTTGGGCTTCTTTTCGGGATTGTCCTGGCCGAAGGGAACGAAGTAGATGTCCCTCGCCGGCAGAAGGCGGGCCAGGTTGACCGCATTGAGGCCGAGGGCATCGTTGGTGGAGATCGCCACCACCACGGGACGGTGATTCCGCATTTGGGCTTTGGCCGCCATGAGGACGGGACCGTCGGTCAAGGCATTGGCCAAGCGGGCCAGGGTGTTTCCGGTGCAGGGGGCGATCACCAGACAATCCAGCAACTTTTTCGGGCCGATCGGCTCCGCTTCCGGAACGGTCGTGATCATCGGCTCGGAAGTGATCTCCCGGATCTTGGCAATCCACTCCTCGGCCTTCCCAAAACGGCTGTCCACGTTGGCCACCGTGTACGAAAGGATGGGAATCACCTTGGCGCCGAGCTGTACCAGACGCTTCATCTGCGGCAAAACCTCGTCATGGGTGCAATGGGAACCCGTCATCGCAAAGCCGATAGTTTTTCCCTCGAAATTCATCGCTCCCCTTTTCCTCCCTTTCCGTCCTGTTCGGACAAATCCTGGACTATGGTCATCGCGAGAATGCGTCCGGCCGTTTTCGGGGCGACGAGTCCCGGCAGGCTGGGGGCGAGCAGAGCCTTGATTCCCCTTTT encodes:
- a CDS encoding dipicolinate synthase subunit B is translated as MNFEGKTIGFAMTGSHCTHDEVLPQMKRLVQLGAKVIPILSYTVANVDSRFGKAEEWIAKIREITSEPMITTVPEAEPIGPKKLLDCLVIAPCTGNTLARLANALTDGPVLMAAKAQMRNHRPVVVAISTNDALGLNAVNLARLLPARDIYFVPFGQDNPEKKPNSMVARMELIPETCAAAMEGKQLQPLIVEKYRYLTS